A region from the Salvia splendens isolate huo1 chromosome 15, SspV2, whole genome shotgun sequence genome encodes:
- the LOC121766396 gene encoding beta-amylase 3, chloroplastic-like isoform X2 — MALTLHSSTSFIKSKDNRSCRTSDDFTSAISFSQMKQPSSQQRAKNSTHEAQLSPAEGISSYSEGMNELGEKLHGMTVPHSHSHDNLRVPVFVMLPLDTISLGGALNKPRAMLASLMALKSAGVEGVMVDVWWGLVEKDGPLKYNWEGYTELIKMVKKIGLKLQVVMSFHQCGGNVGDSCTIPLPPWVLEEISKNPDLVYTDKSGRRNPEYISLGCDSLAVLRGRTPIQVYSDFMRSFRKRFKDYIGDVVVEVQVGMGPCGELRYPSYPESNGTWRFPGIGEFQCYDKYMRASLAAAAEAIGKDDWGQQGPHDAGQYNQFPEDTGFFRRDGTWNSEYGQFFMEWYSGKLLDHGEKMLNAANKIFQGTGAKLSGKVAGIHWHYKTRSHAAELTAGYYNTRHRDGYLPIARMMAKHGVVLNFTCMEMRDGEQPNEANCSPEGLVRQVKMATKLAGTELAGENALERYDGGAFSQVLATSRSDSGNALSAFTYLRMNKRLFEAENWRNLVEFVKSMSEGGRSTRLPVRVKATGVCEHREYSSLSLYGTH, encoded by the exons ATGGCTTTAACACTTCATTCTTCCACCTCTTTTATCAAATCTAAAGATAACAGGAGTTGTAGAACTTCTGATGATTTCACTAGTGCAATTAGTTTTTCTCAGATGAAACAACCATCAAGCCAGCAGCGAGCAAAGAATTCAACGCATGAAGCCCAACTTTCTCCGGCAGAAGGAATCTCTTCATATTCAGAAGGAATGAATGAGCTGGGGGAGAAACTTCATGGAATGACAGTTCCTCACAGTCATAGCCATGACAATTTGAGGGTGCCTGTTTTCGTCATGCTACCACTTGACACAATATCTCTAGGGGGGGCTCTTAACAAACCTAGAGCAATGTTAGCTAGTTTGATGGCCTTGAAAAGCGCAGGAGTTGAAGGAGTTATGGTTGATGTGTGGTGGGGTCTGGTAGAAAAGGATGGACCTCTGAAATACAATTGGGAAGGCTATACTGAACTCATAAAGATGGTCAAGAAGATCGGCTTGAAGCTTCAAGTCGTCATGTCTTTTCATCAGTGTGGAGGAAATGTTGGAGATTCTTGCAC TATTCCTCTACCACCATGGGTACTTGAAGAGATTAGCAAAAATCCAGACCTTGTCTACACGGATAAATCAGGTCGCCGCAACCCAGAGTATATATCCTTGGGTTGTGATTCACTAGCTGTCCTTAGAGGAAGAACACCAATCCAAGTCTATTCTGACTTCATGAGGAGTTTCAGAAAGAGATTCAAGGACTACATTGGAGACGTTGTTGTG GAGGTCCAAGTGGGGATGGGACCCTGCGGAGAGCTAAGATATCCATCCTATCCAGAAAGCAATGGCACCTGGAGATTTCCAGGAATAGGAGAATTCCAGTGCTATGACAAG TATATGAGAGCTTCGCTGGCAGCGGCAGCAGAGGCAATCGGGAAAGATGACTGGGGACAGCAAGGGCCTCATGATGCTGGACAATACAACCAGTTTCCTGAAGATACTGGCTTTTTTCGGAGGGATGGTACGTGGAATAGTGAGTATGGACAGTTTTTCATGGAGTGGTACTCCGGTAAGCTACTTGACCATGGAGAAAAGATGCTCAACGcagcaaataaaatatttcaaggGACTGGAGCCAAACTATCTGGAAAAGTGGCGGGAATTCATTGGCATTACAAAACAAGATCTCATGCAGCAGAGCTAACAGCGGGATACTACAATACAAGGCATAGAGATGGCTACCTACCGATAGCAAGAATGATGGCAAAACATGGTGTTGTCTTGAACTTCACTTGTATGGAGATGAGGGATGGAGAGCAGCCGAACGAAGCTAACTGCTCGCCAGAAGGTCTAGTCAGGCAAGTCAAGATGGCAACTAAACTTGCAGGAACAGAACTTGCAGGAGAGAATGCACTGGAGAGGTATGATGGAGGAGCATTTTCGCAAGTGTTGGCGACAAGTAGATCAGATTCAGGAAACGCATTGAGTGCATTTACTTATTTAAGGATGAATAAGAGATTATTTGAAGCTGAGAACTGGAgaaatttggttgaatttgtcAAAAGCATGTCTGAAGGTGGTAGAAGCACGAGACTTCCTGTTAGAGTTAAG
- the LOC121766396 gene encoding beta-amylase 3, chloroplastic-like isoform X1, whose product MALTLHSSTSFIKSKDNRSCRTSDDFTSAISFSQMKQPSSQQRAKNSTHEAQLSPAEGISSYSEGMNELGEKLHGMTVPHSHSHDNLRVPVFVMLPLDTISLGGALNKPRAMLASLMALKSAGVEGVMVDVWWGLVEKDGPLKYNWEGYTELIKMVKKIGLKLQVVMSFHQCGGNVGDSCTIPLPPWVLEEISKNPDLVYTDKSGRRNPEYISLGCDSLAVLRGRTPIQVYSDFMRSFRKRFKDYIGDVVVEVQVGMGPCGELRYPSYPESNGTWRFPGIGEFQCYDKYMRASLAAAAEAIGKDDWGQQGPHDAGQYNQFPEDTGFFRRDGTWNSEYGQFFMEWYSGKLLDHGEKMLNAANKIFQGTGAKLSGKVAGIHWHYKTRSHAAELTAGYYNTRHRDGYLPIARMMAKHGVVLNFTCMEMRDGEQPNEANCSPEGLVRQVKMATKLAGTELAGENALERYDGGAFSQVLATSRSDSGNALSAFTYLRMNKRLFEAENWRNLVEFVKSMSEGGRSTRLPDSDRVGTDLYVGFIKQNNVRKESEAALV is encoded by the exons ATGGCTTTAACACTTCATTCTTCCACCTCTTTTATCAAATCTAAAGATAACAGGAGTTGTAGAACTTCTGATGATTTCACTAGTGCAATTAGTTTTTCTCAGATGAAACAACCATCAAGCCAGCAGCGAGCAAAGAATTCAACGCATGAAGCCCAACTTTCTCCGGCAGAAGGAATCTCTTCATATTCAGAAGGAATGAATGAGCTGGGGGAGAAACTTCATGGAATGACAGTTCCTCACAGTCATAGCCATGACAATTTGAGGGTGCCTGTTTTCGTCATGCTACCACTTGACACAATATCTCTAGGGGGGGCTCTTAACAAACCTAGAGCAATGTTAGCTAGTTTGATGGCCTTGAAAAGCGCAGGAGTTGAAGGAGTTATGGTTGATGTGTGGTGGGGTCTGGTAGAAAAGGATGGACCTCTGAAATACAATTGGGAAGGCTATACTGAACTCATAAAGATGGTCAAGAAGATCGGCTTGAAGCTTCAAGTCGTCATGTCTTTTCATCAGTGTGGAGGAAATGTTGGAGATTCTTGCAC TATTCCTCTACCACCATGGGTACTTGAAGAGATTAGCAAAAATCCAGACCTTGTCTACACGGATAAATCAGGTCGCCGCAACCCAGAGTATATATCCTTGGGTTGTGATTCACTAGCTGTCCTTAGAGGAAGAACACCAATCCAAGTCTATTCTGACTTCATGAGGAGTTTCAGAAAGAGATTCAAGGACTACATTGGAGACGTTGTTGTG GAGGTCCAAGTGGGGATGGGACCCTGCGGAGAGCTAAGATATCCATCCTATCCAGAAAGCAATGGCACCTGGAGATTTCCAGGAATAGGAGAATTCCAGTGCTATGACAAG TATATGAGAGCTTCGCTGGCAGCGGCAGCAGAGGCAATCGGGAAAGATGACTGGGGACAGCAAGGGCCTCATGATGCTGGACAATACAACCAGTTTCCTGAAGATACTGGCTTTTTTCGGAGGGATGGTACGTGGAATAGTGAGTATGGACAGTTTTTCATGGAGTGGTACTCCGGTAAGCTACTTGACCATGGAGAAAAGATGCTCAACGcagcaaataaaatatttcaaggGACTGGAGCCAAACTATCTGGAAAAGTGGCGGGAATTCATTGGCATTACAAAACAAGATCTCATGCAGCAGAGCTAACAGCGGGATACTACAATACAAGGCATAGAGATGGCTACCTACCGATAGCAAGAATGATGGCAAAACATGGTGTTGTCTTGAACTTCACTTGTATGGAGATGAGGGATGGAGAGCAGCCGAACGAAGCTAACTGCTCGCCAGAAGGTCTAGTCAGGCAAGTCAAGATGGCAACTAAACTTGCAGGAACAGAACTTGCAGGAGAGAATGCACTGGAGAGGTATGATGGAGGAGCATTTTCGCAAGTGTTGGCGACAAGTAGATCAGATTCAGGAAACGCATTGAGTGCATTTACTTATTTAAGGATGAATAAGAGATTATTTGAAGCTGAGAACTGGAgaaatttggttgaatttgtcAAAAGCATGTCTGAAGGTGGTAGAAGCACGAGACTTC